GAGGCCGGTTTGGACCTCGACGTCGTTTCGTTCTCGTACCCGTCCAGGCCCTGGGAGCGGGCCGCGATCCCACAGGCGGCCGATGATCTGAAGAGTTGGCTCGACACCGAGCTTCAGGCCTACCGCCACCTCGTGTTCGTCACGCACAGCAGCGGTGGCCTCGTGGTCAAGGACATGTTGCGGGGAGCCGCCCGCGACGGTCACGTCGCGGTACCGGGATCGGCCCCAGGCGCCCCGCGCTCGGTAGGGCTGCGGACCCGCCGTACATCGCCGTGCCGCATCAGGGCGGGGCTGTCCTTGCCCCGCGCCGCCTGCCGCATGCTGTGGGTCACGATCAGGTCGTGTATTCGGTGCAGTTGCCATTAAACAGCGATTAAGCAGCCGATGGAAGCATGCTGCAAAGAGTTTCCTTGAGCGTCGTGCGAAGCAACTGTCGTAGCGGCTTCCAGCCGATACGGACATGCGTTTGGTTGACTTCTATTTCGATCCCGAGATAAGCGACGGAAGGGAATCCGTGGCGGAGATATGCCGTAAAGCCGTCCGCCGTACCGCGATAAGGGTAATTTAGCCGTAGCGTAAGCTCAGGCGCCGCGCTGCAAAGGACCCGGCGCCACGCGCCGCAGAGCGTTCGTTCCAACGCTCGCCGGGGATCGTAAAGAAGCCCGATATCGGCATGCCGTACCTGGCCGTCCAAAACCGGCGTGAAGCTATGGACGGAAAGGTGCAACACGGTGCGGCCTCGGCGGGCGCGGCGCGCGATCCAATTTTCCACCGCGTTCCGATACGGCAGGTAATAGTTCGCGGCGAGCCTCCGCCGATCGCTCTCGGGACAAGCCCGCGTGATGGCGGAGTACAACTTCACGTGATGTAAAGAGCGATTCAGATCGATTAACAGCCTACTTATGCTCCCGGCGAAGAGCGGTGCTTCCAACGCCGTCGCAAGCTCGCGCGCGAGCCGCAGCGCGCCGAGATCGGATCCGCGATGAGTTTTCAGCACTGCTTCCTGACCACGAAATAACGCACGGTAGCGGGACGGCACGCGGCGGCTCGCGTGCTCGCAGGTGACAATAACGCAATCAATCGAGGCCAAGGAGCTGGCGTCCCTCAGCCAGGCGGCGACAAAGCTCGGCGTAAACCGCGATAAGGCGCGAGCGTTGCGGCTCCTTACCCGCAGCGCGCAGCAGGCGCCGCGCGAGCGCAGGATCGTCCGCGGGGGTGTGCGCCAGATCTCGCCCGCGGGCGCCGCCGTGATCAGATGATGCCAGAGATCCCGCGCCTCGCAACGCCGTTCCGGAAACGTCACCACCCGCAGAAAGCGCGCCGGACGCTTACGTTGTTACAGATCATGTGAGTTAGCAATAAATAGCTACCTGATCTAATTGGCCTGGTGCCACGGCAGCCGGTTTTGAGCTCGATGCTCGTGTCGGCCGAGCAGTCGGATTCATCCTTCGCTCAATTCGTCTGTCCATACCCTGAAGCTCGTTAGCTTGTTGCGGCCGAAGGTGTGGCTGATGGGGACATCAGCCGCGTCGCGACCGCGGGCGATCAGCACCCGGCCGATGCGCGGCGTGTTGTTCCGAGCGTCAAAGGTGTACCAATGACCGTCAAGATATGCCTCGAACCAGGCGGCGAAATCCATCGGGTCATGTGGTGGCGGTACGCCCATGTCCCCCAGGTAGCCGGTACAATAGCGTGCGGGGATGTTCATGCACCGGCAGAATGCGATGGCGAGGTGCGTGAAATCACGGCAGACGCCGGTCCCCTCATCGAAAGCCTCCCAGGCCGTCTTCGTGGAGCGCGCATGCTCGTATCCAAAAGCGATATGCTTATGGACGAAGTCGCAGATCGCTTGGACGCGTCCCCATCCGATCGGGAGGTCGCCAAAGAGCCCCCAGGCCACCTCGGATAGCCGATCGGTTTCGCAGTATCGGCTTCCCAGGAGAAACACCAGGGTTTCCTCGGGCAGGTTTTCCACCGGCGTCTGTCCCGCCCAGGCGGCGACCACATCCGGCTTCCCGGGGTCCTTCACGACCGCATTGGCGGAGAGCCGAATTTGGCCCTTCGGCGCTACGATCCGGCTGCACCAATTGCCAAAGCCATCACGATAGGCTGTGATCGGGACCGGCGGGTCGGCGATGAGGTGGTCGGGAACGATGATATCGGAGACGCGCGTGAAGTGGACGCTCAAGGTCAATATCATCGGCGTCGGCTGCAGGCAGTCGTAAATCAATTCGTAGCCAATGCTAATCTTCATAATGGGTCTCCTGACGTTAGAGCTTCGCCGACCCGATATCGATGTACCGGGCCAGGTTACCAAGGCAACTCGGGGAGCTCGCTGAATACGTGCCGCACACCTTCGCTCCATTGACTGCTAAGCGCGGTGAAATACGCATCCCCCTCGTCGAACCGACGACGCATCTGCATTTTAAGACTGTCCCGTTGGTAGCAAATCAGATCGATTGGCATGCCTACCGACAAGTTACTTCGCATGGTCGAATCGAACGAAACCAGCACGCATTTCGCAGCATCGGCGAGTGTCGTGGAACGGGTAATCACGCGATCGATGATAGGTTTTCCGTATTTTGTTTCACCGGTCTGCAGATAGGGCGTGTCGAGCCCCGCCTCGATAAAATTGCCCTCCGCATAAATCCGAAAAAGCCGCAAAGACTCGCCGCTAAGTTGTCCGCCGAGTATGAACGAGGCGTTGAACTTGATGGCACTCTCTGCCAAATACTGACCGTCGCGGCGATCAATGTCGCGCATCGCATCCGCCACCAAAACCGCGACGTCAAACATGGTCTGCGCGTTCCATAAATTGCGCACCGCGCCCTCGGCGTCACCCCGTTGCTTCAGCACGCTGATCACCGCCTGTGTACCCGCCAGATTACCCGAGCTCAATAGAACGATCACCCGGTCACCACAGCGTTCGAACACCGTCATTTTGCAAAACTTTGCAAAATCGTCCACTTCGGCGTGCGTGCGAGAGTCCGAGGCAAAGATCATCCCTTTATCGAGCAAGATGCCTACACAATAAGTCATTTTTCGTTCTCATCGATACACCATTTCCTAGCGACGAGCGCGGGGATCGTCGCCAACTCCTCCAGTACCGCGGGGGACAGGCGCAGGTGGTTGAACGGCACCTCTTTCGAAGTCGACTCGTGGTTCGTGATTCCC
The Pseudomonadota bacterium genome window above contains:
- a CDS encoding N-formylglutamate amidohydrolase produces the protein MTFPERRCEARDLWHHLITAAPAGEIWRTPPRTILRSRGACCALRVRSRNARALSRFTPSFVAAWLRDASSLASIDCVIVTCEHASRRVPSRYRALFRGQEAVLKTHRGSDLGALRLARELATALEAPLFAGSISRLLIDLNRSLHHVKLYSAITRACPESDRRRLAANYYLPYRNAVENWIARRARRGRTVLHLSVHSFTPVLDGQVRHADIGLLYDPRRALERTLCGAWRRVLCSAAPELTLRLNYPYRGTADGFTAYLRHGFPSVAYLGIEIEVNQTHVRIGWKPLRQLLRTTLKETLCSMLPSAA
- a CDS encoding transglutaminase family protein, producing the protein MKISIGYELIYDCLQPTPMILTLSVHFTRVSDIIVPDHLIADPPVPITAYRDGFGNWCSRIVAPKGQIRLSANAVVKDPGKPDVVAAWAGQTPVENLPEETLVFLLGSRYCETDRLSEVAWGLFGDLPIGWGRVQAICDFVHKHIAFGYEHARSTKTAWEAFDEGTGVCRDFTHLAIAFCRCMNIPARYCTGYLGDMGVPPPHDPMDFAAWFEAYLDGHWYTFDARNNTPRIGRVLIARGRDAADVPISHTFGRNKLTSFRVWTDELSEG
- a CDS encoding peptidase — protein: MTYCVGILLDKGMIFASDSRTHAEVDDFAKFCKMTVFERCGDRVIVLLSSGNLAGTQAVISVLKQRGDAEGAVRNLWNAQTMFDVAVLVADAMRDIDRRDGQYLAESAIKFNASFILGGQLSGESLRLFRIYAEGNFIEAGLDTPYLQTGETKYGKPIIDRVITRSTTLADAAKCVLVSFDSTMRSNLSVGMPIDLICYQRDSLKMQMRRRFDEGDAYFTALSSQWSEGVRHVFSELPELPW